A genomic stretch from Natronomonas gomsonensis includes:
- a CDS encoding DJ-1/PfpI family protein: MGKDILMIVGDFGEDYEIMVPFQALQMVGHEVHAVCPDKEAGEAIKTAIHDFRGDQTYMESRGHNFELNATMAEVNPSDYDALCIPGGRAPEYLRTHEEVIEAVQHFFEADKPVATLCHGPQILAAAGVLDGYEMTSYPAVRAECEAAGCSWVDGVVTDRNLVTGQAWPDHPEWLAGFMELLGDEVSHGEAVAAADD; encoded by the coding sequence ATGGGCAAAGACATCCTGATGATAGTCGGTGACTTCGGCGAGGACTACGAGATTATGGTGCCGTTTCAGGCGCTGCAGATGGTGGGCCACGAAGTCCACGCCGTCTGTCCCGACAAGGAAGCGGGCGAGGCAATCAAGACTGCCATCCACGACTTCCGTGGCGACCAGACGTACATGGAGTCACGAGGCCACAACTTCGAGTTGAACGCCACGATGGCAGAGGTGAATCCGAGCGACTACGACGCGCTGTGTATCCCCGGCGGACGGGCGCCGGAGTACCTCCGGACCCACGAGGAAGTCATCGAGGCGGTCCAGCACTTCTTCGAGGCGGACAAGCCGGTCGCGACGCTGTGTCACGGCCCGCAGATTCTGGCGGCCGCCGGCGTACTGGACGGCTACGAGATGACCTCCTATCCGGCGGTTCGCGCCGAGTGTGAGGCCGCCGGCTGTTCGTGGGTCGACGGCGTCGTCACCGACCGCAACCTCGTCACCGGACAGGCGTGGCCCGACCACCCCGAGTGGCTGGCCGGGTTCATGGAGTTGTTGGGCGACGAAGTGAGCCACGGCGAGGCGGTCGCGGCCGCCGACGACTAA
- a CDS encoding L-aspartate oxidase, which translates to MNERTTDLLVVGSGVAGCAAALAGARAGADVTLATKATQPEESTSYWAQGGVAVTRGEPEAFKADILKAADGVADPEAVDVLVDSADEAVEDVFLDTLGVEFDGEKSPDYGREAAHSEARILHVDASTGKHLLAPFLNHLADHDAVEILEDTAALELLTHEGRVHGAMLEQDGEWAPCFAGATVLATGGIGACYGRSTNPETATGDGIAMAALAGADLEDMEYVQFHPTAFAGETNRDGQGTFLLSEAVRGEGALLRNGDGERFMPEYHADAELAPRDVVARAVETERDRTGEVYLDVTPLDFEAEFPDLHAECEKRGVDPDDGIPVAPAEHFLCGGIAVDTEGRASLDRLFAVGECARTGVHGANRLASTSLLEALVWGLRAGEAATGFDAEEIEASELLDRDPTLPEGFAEEKAVRLRRVMDEYVGIERTPDDLRRAQSVLRRLKGEVDAYTRTRTSRPLYELRGACVTALLVARAAAEQEESRGCHHLVEEPTADAD; encoded by the coding sequence ATGAACGAACGCACCACTGACCTTCTGGTCGTCGGCAGCGGCGTCGCCGGCTGTGCGGCCGCCTTGGCGGGGGCCCGAGCAGGCGCCGACGTGACGCTCGCGACGAAAGCCACCCAACCGGAGGAGTCGACGTCCTACTGGGCACAGGGCGGCGTCGCCGTCACGCGCGGCGAACCCGAGGCGTTCAAAGCCGACATCCTGAAAGCGGCCGATGGGGTCGCCGACCCCGAGGCCGTCGACGTGTTGGTCGACTCCGCCGACGAGGCCGTCGAAGACGTGTTTCTCGATACCCTCGGCGTCGAGTTCGACGGCGAGAAGTCCCCCGACTACGGTCGGGAGGCCGCCCACAGCGAGGCCCGAATCCTCCACGTCGACGCCTCGACGGGCAAGCACCTACTGGCGCCATTTTTGAACCATCTCGCCGACCACGACGCCGTCGAGATACTGGAGGACACCGCTGCCCTCGAATTGCTGACTCACGAGGGGCGCGTCCACGGTGCAATGTTAGAGCAGGATGGCGAGTGGGCGCCGTGTTTCGCCGGCGCGACGGTACTTGCGACCGGCGGCATCGGAGCGTGTTACGGTCGCTCGACGAACCCCGAAACGGCGACCGGCGACGGCATCGCCATGGCTGCGCTGGCCGGTGCGGACCTCGAAGATATGGAGTACGTCCAGTTTCACCCAACCGCATTTGCGGGCGAGACGAATAGGGACGGACAGGGCACCTTCCTGCTCAGCGAGGCCGTCCGCGGCGAGGGCGCCCTCCTCCGGAACGGAGACGGCGAGCGGTTCATGCCGGAGTACCACGCCGACGCCGAACTCGCCCCCCGAGACGTGGTCGCTCGCGCCGTCGAAACGGAACGTGACCGCACGGGCGAGGTGTATCTGGACGTGACTCCACTCGATTTCGAAGCCGAGTTCCCGGACCTCCACGCCGAATGCGAGAAACGTGGCGTCGACCCCGACGACGGGATTCCGGTCGCCCCCGCCGAACACTTCCTCTGTGGCGGCATCGCCGTCGACACCGAGGGCCGGGCCTCCTTGGACCGGCTATTCGCCGTCGGCGAATGTGCCCGGACGGGCGTCCACGGCGCGAACCGACTGGCCTCGACCAGCCTGCTGGAAGCCCTCGTCTGGGGGCTTCGAGCGGGCGAGGCCGCCACCGGCTTCGACGCCGAGGAAATCGAGGCGTCCGAACTGCTGGACCGCGACCCCACACTTCCCGAGGGGTTCGCCGAGGAGAAGGCCGTCCGTCTCCGGCGCGTGATGGACGAGTACGTCGGCATCGAGCGCACTCCCGATGATTTGCGACGGGCACAGTCCGTCCTCCGGCGGCTGAAGGGCGAGGTCGATGCCTACACCCGTACCCGGACGAGTCGTCCGCTGTACGAACTCCGTGGCGCCTGCGTCACCGCCCTGCTTGTCGCACGGGCGGCGGCCGAACAGGAGGAATCGCGCGGCTGTCACCACCTCGTCGAGGAACCGACCGCCGATGCCGATTGA
- the nadC gene encoding carboxylating nicotinate-nucleotide diphosphorylase: protein MPIERSQVERWLREDLGHHDVTNDVPGETAGRLVAKEGGVVAGLDAAEAVFEYLGVAIENRETDGTAIEAGVPVLRVSGPATDVLRGERVAVNIAGHASGIATRTRWAVDIAHQVSDDVRIAGTRKTTPGLRGVEKRAIAAGGGDTHRLDLSHMVMVKDNHVAELGMERAVERFRERVSFATKIEVEVEEPSTAVDAVEAGADIVLLDNMAPDAVERAVQSVDGRALTEASGGITIDDVADYAATGVDVISMGSLTHSASALDFSFRTG, encoded by the coding sequence ATGCCGATTGAGCGCTCACAGGTCGAACGCTGGCTCCGGGAGGACCTCGGCCATCACGACGTGACCAACGACGTGCCCGGCGAGACGGCCGGACGGCTCGTCGCCAAAGAGGGCGGCGTCGTCGCCGGCCTCGACGCCGCCGAAGCCGTCTTCGAGTATCTCGGCGTGGCTATCGAGAATCGGGAGACCGACGGCACGGCCATCGAAGCCGGCGTTCCGGTTCTTCGAGTCTCGGGGCCCGCCACGGACGTCCTCCGGGGCGAGCGCGTCGCGGTCAACATCGCCGGCCACGCCTCCGGTATCGCCACCCGAACCCGGTGGGCGGTCGATATCGCCCATCAGGTCAGCGACGACGTTCGCATCGCGGGCACCCGAAAGACCACGCCCGGCCTTCGGGGAGTCGAGAAACGCGCCATCGCCGCGGGCGGCGGCGACACCCATCGGCTGGACCTCTCGCATATGGTGATGGTGAAGGACAACCATGTCGCCGAGTTGGGGATGGAGCGCGCAGTCGAGCGGTTCCGAGAGCGCGTTTCCTTCGCGACGAAAATCGAGGTCGAAGTCGAAGAGCCCTCGACGGCCGTCGACGCCGTCGAGGCGGGCGCAGACATCGTCCTGCTGGACAACATGGCCCCGGATGCGGTCGAACGAGCAGTCCAGTCGGTCGACGGCCGGGCGCTGACCGAAGCCAGCGGCGGCATCACCATCGACGACGTAGCCGACTACGCGGCGACGGGCGTCGACGTGATTTCGATGGGGTCGTTGACCCACTCCGCGTCGGCGCTGGATTTCTCGTTTCGGACCGGCTGA
- a CDS encoding ZIP family metal transporter, whose translation MTSAESLFVAIVGENPVMQAFVGGLIIAGLNLLGAALVLVWRNPSERSLDTALGFAAGVMLAASFTSLIIPGIDFASEAAYNPVTLGGVELVGIVPVLVGLIAGTLFLDRADALVPHAHYLVTGERRADAADSDTDGLPDVDARIASVVLFVLAITLHNMPEGLAVGVGFGSGDLGGALALMVAIGLQNIPEGLAVSIAALNAGLDSRWYAAVAGLRAGVVEIPLAVFGAFAVQIASPLLPYAMGFAAGAMLFVISDEIIPETHTRGNERVATLGTMAGIVVMLTLDVVLA comes from the coding sequence ATGACCTCGGCCGAGTCGCTGTTCGTCGCGATTGTCGGTGAGAACCCCGTGATGCAGGCGTTCGTCGGGGGACTCATAATCGCCGGGTTGAATCTGCTTGGTGCGGCGCTCGTCCTCGTCTGGCGGAACCCCTCCGAGCGGTCGCTGGATACGGCGCTCGGCTTCGCCGCCGGCGTCATGTTGGCGGCGAGTTTCACGAGTCTCATCATTCCCGGCATCGACTTCGCGTCGGAGGCGGCGTACAACCCCGTCACCCTCGGCGGGGTCGAGTTGGTCGGTATCGTTCCGGTTCTCGTCGGACTCATCGCCGGAACGCTGTTTCTCGACCGTGCCGACGCACTCGTTCCGCACGCCCACTACCTCGTCACCGGGGAGCGACGGGCCGACGCCGCCGATTCAGACACCGACGGTCTCCCCGATGTCGACGCACGCATCGCCTCCGTCGTGCTCTTCGTCCTCGCGATTACGCTGCACAACATGCCCGAAGGGTTGGCCGTCGGCGTCGGATTCGGCTCCGGCGATTTGGGCGGTGCCCTCGCGCTGATGGTCGCTATTGGCCTCCAGAACATCCCCGAGGGGTTGGCCGTCTCCATCGCGGCGCTGAACGCCGGCCTCGATAGTCGGTGGTACGCGGCGGTCGCCGGACTGCGGGCCGGCGTCGTCGAGATTCCGCTGGCCGTCTTCGGTGCCTTTGCCGTCCAAATCGCCAGTCCCCTTCTCCCCTACGCGATGGGATTTGCCGCCGGCGCGATGCTGTTCGTCATCTCCGACGAAATCATCCCCGAGACTCACACCCGCGGCAACGAACGCGTCGCCACGCTCGGAACGATGGCCGGTATCGTCGTGATGTTGACGCTCGACGTGGTGTTGGCCTGA
- the nadA gene encoding quinolinate synthase NadA — MPEMETVDLQTDLSLFKYDNLEQLPPQYRELDEGERTDRIAAAREELGEDVIILGHNYQRREIVEHADFIGDSYELSKRAADADADYVVFCGVTFMAESADIITDDDQTVILPSMEASCPMAGMAEALQVDAAWAELTEAAPDADIIPITYMNSYADLKAFCAEQGGLVCTSSNAHDAFEYAFERGDKVLFLPDKHLGENTAHRLGMEDSTAEWDPWDPESKDADEVADADIVLWDGYCQVHERFTEAHIEDVRERYDDANVIVHPECRREVVEAADVAGSTSTICETVAEADPGETWAIGTEIHLTNHLQRWHPEVNVVPLCGDACMDCNAMRQVDPNYLTWVLEGLAEGEERNVIEVAPREKELAGLALERMLEI, encoded by the coding sequence ATGCCCGAAATGGAAACGGTCGACCTTCAGACCGACCTCAGCCTCTTCAAGTACGACAACCTCGAACAGCTTCCGCCACAGTACCGGGAGTTGGACGAGGGCGAACGCACGGACCGAATCGCCGCCGCCCGGGAGGAACTGGGCGAGGACGTAATCATCCTCGGCCACAACTACCAGCGGCGGGAAATCGTCGAGCACGCCGACTTCATCGGCGATTCCTACGAGTTGAGCAAGCGTGCCGCCGACGCCGACGCCGACTACGTCGTCTTCTGCGGCGTGACGTTCATGGCCGAATCGGCCGACATCATCACCGACGACGACCAGACGGTCATCCTGCCATCGATGGAGGCGTCCTGTCCGATGGCCGGGATGGCCGAGGCGCTGCAAGTTGACGCCGCGTGGGCCGAACTCACCGAGGCGGCCCCGGACGCCGACATCATCCCAATCACGTACATGAACAGCTACGCCGACCTGAAGGCGTTCTGTGCCGAACAGGGCGGATTGGTCTGTACCTCCTCGAACGCCCACGATGCCTTCGAGTACGCCTTCGAGCGCGGCGACAAGGTGCTGTTCCTGCCCGACAAACACCTCGGGGAGAACACCGCCCACCGCCTCGGGATGGAAGATTCAACGGCGGAGTGGGACCCGTGGGACCCCGAATCGAAAGACGCCGACGAGGTGGCCGACGCCGACATCGTGCTGTGGGACGGCTACTGTCAGGTCCACGAGCGGTTCACCGAGGCCCACATCGAAGACGTTCGGGAGCGCTACGACGACGCCAACGTCATCGTCCATCCCGAGTGTCGCCGAGAGGTCGTCGAGGCCGCCGACGTGGCCGGGTCGACCTCGACCATCTGTGAGACGGTCGCCGAGGCCGACCCCGGCGAGACGTGGGCCATCGGCACCGAAATCCACCTCACGAACCACCTCCAGCGGTGGCATCCCGAGGTGAACGTGGTGCCGCTGTGTGGCGACGCCTGCATGGACTGCAACGCCATGCGGCAGGTCGACCCCAACTACCTGACGTGGGTACTGGAGGGACTGGCCGAGGGCGAGGAGCGAAACGTCATCGAAGTCGCACCGCGCGAGAAGGAACTCGCCGGACTGGCGTTAGAACGGATGTTGGAGATATGA
- a CDS encoding HFX_2341 family transcriptional regulator translates to MQTHIVPVGFDYDRLIAPLVRDQLDVDRVVLLEGAVGSEANVEYSRNLAKKLEKDFTNLLGAETERFVVEDVYDYDAAFEQAYDLINTELDAGGEVWVNVSAMPRTVSFAFATAAHSIMVEREGDRDRIHTYYTVPEKYLETELAEELRAQRDLLEDLLDDEIDDERIEEHLDLADDLLEEFDERGTTIGAKQFGDSHIIELPVASFSNVKPFEELILFTLGEHGVFESVSELAQTLARELGEEYTDSFRSKVIYNVDRLGPGGKGYIEQEEHGKSYRTRLSRIGELWVRSHADQSEL, encoded by the coding sequence ATGCAAACCCACATCGTCCCGGTCGGCTTCGATTACGACCGGCTCATCGCCCCGCTGGTGCGGGACCAACTCGACGTTGACCGCGTCGTGTTGCTGGAGGGGGCCGTCGGCAGCGAGGCCAACGTCGAGTACTCCCGGAACCTCGCGAAGAAGCTCGAAAAGGACTTCACGAACCTGCTTGGCGCCGAAACCGAGCGGTTCGTCGTCGAGGACGTCTACGACTACGACGCCGCATTCGAGCAGGCCTACGACCTCATCAACACGGAACTCGACGCCGGCGGCGAGGTGTGGGTGAACGTCTCGGCGATGCCCCGGACGGTCTCGTTTGCCTTCGCCACCGCCGCTCACTCCATCATGGTCGAACGCGAGGGCGACCGCGACCGCATCCACACCTACTACACGGTTCCCGAGAAGTACCTCGAAACCGAACTCGCCGAGGAACTTCGCGCCCAGCGTGACCTGCTGGAGGACCTCCTCGACGACGAAATCGACGACGAGCGCATCGAGGAGCACCTCGACCTCGCCGACGACTTACTGGAGGAGTTCGACGAGCGGGGCACCACCATCGGCGCAAAGCAGTTCGGCGACAGCCACATCATCGAGTTGCCGGTCGCCTCGTTCTCGAACGTCAAACCGTTCGAGGAACTCATCCTCTTCACGCTGGGTGAACACGGCGTCTTCGAGTCGGTTTCGGAACTCGCCCAGACGCTCGCCCGCGAGTTGGGCGAGGAGTACACCGACTCCTTCCGGTCGAAGGTCATCTACAACGTCGACCGCCTCGGTCCCGGCGGGAAGGGATACATCGAACAGGAGGAACACGGCAAGTCCTACCGGACACGGCTCTCCCGCATCGGAGAGCTATGGGTCAGGTCGCACGCCGACCAATCGGAGCTGTAA